A window from Osmia lignaria lignaria isolate PbOS001 chromosome 8, iyOsmLign1, whole genome shotgun sequence encodes these proteins:
- the LOC117611269 gene encoding uncharacterized protein LOC117611269 isoform X1 codes for MDWRVGLLLICMLAEDTEALRMLELVVPQYVVRGQSIRLECNFNLDGETLYSVKWYKDGNEFYRYVPQDRPPVLVFQLPGVTANIHNSTERSVVLYSVNLMSTGRYRCEVSAEAPSFQTVSDHSDMMVVALPEDGPVITGRPGRHRYQVRDVVRFNCTSAKSKPAAMLSWFINGEPVDTQYLRGPHITEVDREGLETAVLGLEFRLRANHFKRGDLKIKCLATIATVYWKSNELSIEGEKPLKMPVMESRETRAQGHTHAEHILGGSGSSALVPCIIPLVTCLLILR; via the exons ATGGACTGGAGAGTGGGACTGCTGCTGATATGTATGCTCGCCGAGG ATACGGAGGCTCTGAGGATGCTGGAGCTGGTGGTACCCCAGTATGTGGTCCGTGGCCAGAGCATAAGGCTGGAGTGTAACTTCAACCTCGACGGGGAGACATTGTACTCGGTGAAATGGTACAAAGACGGGAACGAATTCTATCGATACGTTCCCCAGGACAGGCCACCGGTGCTCGTCTTTCAGCTGCCAGGTGTCACGGCGAAC ATCCATAATTCGACCGAGAGGTCCGTGGTCCTCTATTCCGTGAACCTGATGAGCACCGGAAGGTACAGATGCGAGGTGTCAGCGGAGGCGCCGTCGTTCCAAACGGTATCCGATCACTCGGACATGATGGTAGTGG CCCTGCCGGAAGACGGACCCGTTATCACCGGTAGACCAGGAAGGCATCGTTATCAGGTCCGCGACGTGGTGCGGTTCAATTGCACCTCGGCCAAGTCGAAACCAGCTGCCATGCTCAGCTGGTTCATCAACGGAGAGCCT GTTGATACGCAATACTTGAGAGGGCCCCACATCACCGAGGTGGATCGCGAGGGTCTGGAGACTGCCGTGCTCGGTCTGGAGTTCCGTCTGCGTGCGAACCATTTCAAGAGGGGAGACCTGAAGATCAAATGCCTGGCGACGATAGCGACCGTCTATTGGAAATCGAACGAGCTCAGCATAGAGGGTGAAAAGCCCCTCAAGATGCCGGTAATGGAGAGCAGGGAGACAAGGGCGCAAGGGCACACGCACGCGGAACATATCTTAGGAG
- the LOC117611269 gene encoding cell adhesion molecule 2 isoform X3 produces the protein MLELVVPQYVVRGQSIRLECNFNLDGETLYSVKWYKDGNEFYRYVPQDRPPVLVFQLPGVTANIHNSTERSVVLYSVNLMSTGRYRCEVSAEAPSFQTVSDHSDMMVVALPEDGPVITGRPGRHRYQVRDVVRFNCTSAKSKPAAMLSWFINGEPVDTQYLRGPHITEVDREGLETAVLGLEFRLRANHFKRGDLKIKCLATIATVYWKSNELSIEGEKPLKMPVMESRETRAQGHTHAEHILGGSGSSALVPCIIPLVTCLLILR, from the exons ATGCTGGAGCTGGTGGTACCCCAGTATGTGGTCCGTGGCCAGAGCATAAGGCTGGAGTGTAACTTCAACCTCGACGGGGAGACATTGTACTCGGTGAAATGGTACAAAGACGGGAACGAATTCTATCGATACGTTCCCCAGGACAGGCCACCGGTGCTCGTCTTTCAGCTGCCAGGTGTCACGGCGAAC ATCCATAATTCGACCGAGAGGTCCGTGGTCCTCTATTCCGTGAACCTGATGAGCACCGGAAGGTACAGATGCGAGGTGTCAGCGGAGGCGCCGTCGTTCCAAACGGTATCCGATCACTCGGACATGATGGTAGTGG CCCTGCCGGAAGACGGACCCGTTATCACCGGTAGACCAGGAAGGCATCGTTATCAGGTCCGCGACGTGGTGCGGTTCAATTGCACCTCGGCCAAGTCGAAACCAGCTGCCATGCTCAGCTGGTTCATCAACGGAGAGCCT GTTGATACGCAATACTTGAGAGGGCCCCACATCACCGAGGTGGATCGCGAGGGTCTGGAGACTGCCGTGCTCGGTCTGGAGTTCCGTCTGCGTGCGAACCATTTCAAGAGGGGAGACCTGAAGATCAAATGCCTGGCGACGATAGCGACCGTCTATTGGAAATCGAACGAGCTCAGCATAGAGGGTGAAAAGCCCCTCAAGATGCCGGTAATGGAGAGCAGGGAGACAAGGGCGCAAGGGCACACGCACGCGGAACATATCTTAGGAG